The genomic region TAATCATCCTCCAAGGGCTTTGTGGCAagtcttccccatcacccccagCCTTCAGCCTGGGGGCAATTCCAGGTCACCCTACCCCACAAACCAAAATTTTCCTTAACAGCTTGTTCACAACACCTTCCCGTAAGGCAAATCTTTTTCCTGATGTGATGGTCAAGTCATTCAGTTCATAGGGGTTAAGCAGACTCAATAAGATCTCTCTGGGTAATTTACACTCAGTGCAAAAATAGTACAGTAAGTACATTTTACATTATTCAATTTTCAATAACATCCTATGCTGCCGGTAACAGTGGCCAGAGATTGGCTCCAGCAAAGGGTTATGGTATCATCACTGGAGCTGGCTTCCCCCCTAGTCACTGCTCACAGATGGCATACTCCATCCTtgtttaacccatttgccccagatttatgttctgtcccctgtagtttttggtgaattttgttacatacagatggctccacatgtgctcagccggcaaagaGTAGGTAGGCCTTTGTTACCGAtcttgattttcccattccttgaattggcgggaaaatgtgtttttcttattaataacattgctatcgatactgttattattgttgttgattattaaattgtcatgaaaatattttagaaagacccattcctaaagtgaaggaagagggtaaacagctgagataggaagttctgataactggctatttggtgattaagaacttgtagagccatctacgtctaaatacaataaataaatatgtattacagtgggcatggcatgtattcttggcacatggggcgaatgggttaaaggtGTACATAACACAAGAGCACCTTTCAAAAGGACCACTGAAACAATCCCCCACCAAAACCTTTGTATACTCATAGCAAGACACCCCGTCACTCAACACTTGGCAGCAAGAAACTACTgcgagtcattcccatcaccctggccctCAGTCAAAAAATTTCCACAATGAGACTTCCCATCACCCGCCACTTCCCAATTTTATCCGTGATAAGACATCCCCATCACCTGGATCAAGATCAAGGTAGTATTAAAACAGATATGAAAATACATGTTTCCAACTGACTTCTAAACTCTTATCAATAACTGGAAAAAAATTTAATTACAAATTCTACTGAAATAAGGTGAGATGGGGGGGATTTACATACCTCCAAGTAATGACTGGATCGAAAGGAGAATCGACCGCACATCGTATGACGCAGACCACTTCTCTTTTAAGATGTCTAGACAGATGTTACCGTGGAGGTCGACATTTGGATGGAAGCATGAGGTAACGAACTTGACTGTTGGTGCGCTGTAGGGATAACTGCTAGGGAATTCTAGAGACAGTTTGTAGGAGAGTCCCTCATACACCTGAAATAAGCATAAAGACTAAGTAAAAATGGTTTAACTTGAGTGTACCATATGTTATATTGAAACATGTGTCATGTAAAtatgaacaaatacaaaaactTATATGAAAATCCTTTGACATAATATTTAAACtataaaacaacaatacaaaatctgaagatatataacaatattgcAACTTACTAAAACAGTAATAAgttaataaaatttagttattaaatatattattagtataaacAAGCTAAGTCTGCAAGTacacaaatttgaaaaaaaaaaaaaaaatcaatcaaataaattaatagtaaaaagaaaaataataacaataataaataaatacacaaataaaataaataaaaataaatcaatcaatcaaataaataaagcTTATCCAAGGTCACACTAAGGAATCCTACCGTGGAGGCTGGACCAATGATTGTGCCGATCCATTTGAAGAGATTGTCACCTTCTGGGAAAGCCGAGATGCCTTTGTTCGCTGACATCATCAAAGTCATGAGCTCATGTTGAAGtctgtggaggagaaggaagttttGGTTTCAGTTTcatagaagaaaattaaagaaagtaaagaaaattgaaaaagcaATTCTCCTGGTCATTTTAAGTGGCATAACACATTTTTGTACcaactgtttttctttattagttCATTTGTTTGTCACTTCACACTCCATGCAATAATCAATTTGTATTCTCCAAGAGACCGCCAATCTATCTTACTCTatcaaaatgttattttttttaacaataactGCCGCagtttctttatcttattcttttacGCTCAAGATTCACAGaataggtagagggagggagggagggagggagggagggagggagggagggagggaaggagggagggagggaaggagggagggagggaaggagggagggagggaaggagggagggggagagagagagagagaaagagagtttaaagTTAAGTTAacgtttagttttgattccatttgttacaatggatattcttggtgtgacatactgtccgtttcattttgcttctaaactatcccctgtgtgcaaggaatggccggggttaccatccactggcggcgaggaattcgaacgcaggtcagcaagattgctagacgagaacgctaccgctgcaccacacagcacacacacagagagagagagagagagagagagagagagagagagagagagagaaactgtgaaGCTCATAAACAGCAGTATCCTTGAATATTCAACTAAATATTCTATTACCtcatagaagaaaaataacaaaaaatgcaaaAGCCCTGTCGCATGCTTTAATTCTACAACAGTGGCTCCTGACTTCTTCTATTGCGTAGCCTCCAACCAATACATGATATTCTTCATTTATTACTGAATTCCAATAGGTATTGTAGGTGAGACGAAGTCCAGTTTAATTCATTCAAATTTTCAAATTGCTTCATggcccccaggttgggaacccctgtTCTAGACAAAAAGCAATGACTTAAAAGGAATATTCCTAGATTTTGAAGCTGTAACTGCACTTTCTTCATTCATATTATGGAGCTAATAACATCCCATGAacctatttctctttgttttacttttaccttgtaattaaacaagaaaacaaggtgGTCTTTACAACCCAGAAGAGTGACTCTCTTCATTGTTGGAGATGCTGTTCCATGAATCCACTCGAAGCAAAATCTAGTTTTCATATCACTTAAACACTTTATGAAGTGGGCAAAAAGCAGGACCACATTTTCTTAAAAaagtgtgaaaagaaaaaaagaatgaaagaaaaaaagaaatcctgtGGATACTTTTAaaccttatcattatttactgaATTTTATGTATAAGTTCTATAAGGATTCTAGAAAGAAAAGCAAGTATTACAGTTTTTGTTACTTCATACATGTACCTGGATATTTACAAAAATTCAGATTCAGATATGGAAAGGTAATCATATAATCttagagagagaaacatgtaCAACAAGAAAATTGTCATTAGAGGCTATACTTTCCTTTTATGCATATTACTTACACATCACTAGTTAGTAAAACAACTGTTACCTACAACAGAAATTAAAAAACCTGCCCCAGTGACTGTCAAACCAACCCTTAGTTGctatgaaattatatatgattGGATTTCAGTACTGCTATACACAGAGCATAAAGTGCTTAGTATCAATCATTACAAATACTATACTGCAATAATATGGTACAAGTATAATCTAGGGACAAACTCTGGAAAATATATGGACAATATTTTTTCCATGCAACctctccaatattttttttttttgtcctgcaGCCATAATATTCTACACTGTTGCGCTTCAACTTGCCTAATAAGGGGGCCATATAATGACAAGAAATATTTAATTTTCCTAATTTTTATTACCGAGTTCAGTCTCATTTCCCACcctaaatcaaacaaacaaacaaacacgcaaaaagCTTTAAATTTGTCTGGCCTTTATGGACTGAAGAACCACACTCCCTCGGTTTAGTATATCTATACAAAACTATATTCTCCCTCATTAATCATATTGTAACATATTTTGCTAAGACTTATTATTAAACTGGATCacaaacagtcagtcagtcatttgtAATAAATGAGATTACAATACCTACAGGGAAATTAAGGAGGTACCTGGATGATTACAAAATACAATAAGCAAACTGCCTAAAATGCACATTCATacagttttcttattttctaaggTTATACAGGGGGGAAAAAAACTATATAACAGTGAACATCAAAATACCCAAAGTAACATGAAAATTGGAACAATTTGTGTAAGGTACTTTTTTATACACAAAAGAACATTGGTGATTTtgctgaaaggaagaaaggaaaaagaaaagaaaagaaacgaaaggaaaagaaaagaaaaaaataggccaGAGACTTTGCACTTGGACCAAAAGCCACCTGCCAGGACTATTCACCTAAAATCCTCCAGGCCTTAAAGCAGGTTGCTTTAAGGCCTGGATCAAAAGCAACCTGCCAGAACTATTCACCTAAAATCCTAAATTATTAATTCTGTGACGAAGACATGGATTACACAGTAAATTTGAGAAAAAGGTCTTCCACACCTGCTCCAGCCAAATTCTACTACATATAACTCTTAGCTATGAAAAATTCCAATATTAGTACCCTATAGAGAGACCTCTACTAATAGTTTTCAGTTAATTTTCCTCTCATGAATCATATTTTCCATGATGGGACTTTCTTCTCTACCTTGTTTATTATTCACTCTAGGACTAAATCAAGCTTTAATTTGAAGGAAATATGTCAGGGACGTCTAAGATCCACTTTGAGTACATGTGACAATAGCTTCTTGATTAACGCCGTAGGATGAAGAGCTCAGACTATGGTCTTGATTGCTCTGCGGCTTCGCTGACTTTGATATGTGACCATGGACGTAGACTAGCTTTACCCTGCACAAATTGTATTCTTTTATAGCTATTAGTTGGTATATATAAGACACCTACCGTGGTTTTCAAGAGGGaatttttcttgcattttccaATATTGTCGTTTATCCAAATCCACTCAAAACTTGCTGCATTGACTGAAAGCAACGAATGAGTGTCGTATTATCAAGCAACTGCTGCATCCTCCACACTTTCTGCTCCAGCAAAGGCAACAGAACAGCACTACATATATTTTCGCAAGATACACCATGGACTGGTTCTTGATTTGGTCATAAATCATCACAGAGATATGCAAATTTAGTCTTGATCTGTGGTAGAGATTGGTTAGCCTTAGCTGGAGAACCTACAGGTGCGGAGGCTGTGTCACTAGGTGCGAAGCCACTGGCTTATATATTGTAATAACGAATGTCTAACTAACCCATTGTTGCTTTCAAAAGAGAATTTTGGTTTATCTTTAAGGTATGGCTACACTAAGCCTGGCCAAACTAATATTATTGTAGAGGACATGTATTTGCAGTCGTCAGCACAGGAAATAACCTGCAGACAGGACccataatgccacaaataaaggaaatagcAGAAAGCACCATTCACAGCCTAAGTTCCCTCGGTGCTTccgagtttcagctctatcttgctctGCATACCGAGGTGATGGCCAGGTTTGCcgagggggggtggtggtggtgggggggatacCGAAAGGGGAGTACCCAGCCACGGCAACTTAGAATAAATTTTGTGACGGAGTTAGGGTCTTTATCTCTGGCAATTGTACCCATAATGAAAAGAATTACTAAATCTTTCCTGGATAATTATCATTTGCTGAATTTTGGCCAAAACttacttttttcctttaattctgtagtaataaaaaaaaaatcgggctCAAAATCCTGGTCATTAACATAAGAAGTTATAAAGCAAAAAATCCCCTTACATCTATATTaatatttcctattttccttattttcctattccttgaggacacgagagagagaaggaaaagtagagagaacCACACAAATCTGACTAAAATCAAACCTTCACCAAAGTCACCCGCAAGAAACGGATAAAAAGGCTCAATGATGAAAAATCCCCAAAAGTtcatgaaaaggagaggaaaatcggCCTTTGTTAAACCCCTGAGCGCGACGTCCCTTTAAACCTCCTGAGAACAAACTGGCGAATTTCTCCCACCTTTTGCTGACTGAGTGCGAGTCTCTCCCCGCTATGGCTCTGTCGCTGTTCCCTTTGCTCGGACTCGCCGTCGTGCTGTTCCCTGGTGCGATATTTTGGGCCATTTTGCAGGAAAATCGAGAGAGCGTCTGCGTCGCCTTGTTGTTCCTCGCGAGACAGATTCAAATCTGCCATTTAAATAGCGTCGCCCAATCAGCATCGACGCGGGTTGTGACGTTTCCCAACGGCCAATCAGTGTCGACGATGACTGTGACGTTTCCCAATGGCCAATCAGCTTTTTGGGAGATTTATGACGTCACTGTTTAAATTCACTGTTAACGCAAGTGTTATTTTGTCTATGTATCATTCCTTGTGTACTTGCattattttgtaaatgtttatAGGCTTATGTTTATTCGATCGGGTATAATCTTGACGTATTTTATTTAAATCAGGCCCGCCAATCATAAATTAGAAGTTTCGTGACGTCATCGGTTAAAGGCACTGGGACAAACCTACGGttaataaaacatgaaaagaatGATACGTTACGTTCGAACGCATATCTCCTTTCTTTAATTCTACGCAAATGATTTGATGGACACGATATTATCTCAAAGTGCGAAagatacggatagatagatacggaAAGGGTAAATAACACGGCGCCGGAAACGTCATTGTCGGAGGGAAAATTTAACGGATTTTACTCATCTACTTGTCCACGTTTATATTGTGTTGTGAAGGAATGatataaaaggaaaatcaaacatTTGCTAAAGCAAGTGCAATAAAAGTATTgttatgtaattcatatatatatagatatatttatttatttatctatatatatacataaatgtatatatatataaatatatatatatatatatatatatatatatatatatacacacacatacatatatatgtgtgtgtatgcacatatatatatatatatatgtgtgtgtgtgtgtgtgtgtgtgtgtgtgtgtgtgtgtgtgtgtgtgtgtgtgtgcgcacacgggatatatatgtatgtatgtatatatatatatatatgtgtgtgtgtgtgtgtgtgtgtgtgtgtgtgtgtgtgtgtgtgtgtgtgtgtgcatatagatacacatgtgtgtatatgtatacatatatatttatgtatatatatatatatatgtacacacatatatatatacacatatatatatatgtatatacacacatgtgtgtgtatatatgtacatatatatatatatacatacacacacattcacatacatgcacacatacacacacacacacacacacacacacacacacaacaagaatAGGTAGatggactgatatatatatatatatatatatatatatatatatatatatatatatatatacacacacacacacatgtaagcatatgtagtgtgtatatgtaaatatatatatatatatatatatatatgtgtgtgtgtgtgtgtgtgtgtgtgtgtgtgcgtgtgtgtgtgtgtgtgtgtgtgtgtgggtatgtgtgtgtgtgtgtgtgtgtgtttgtgtgtgtgtattgttaccaATTCTTTGAATGGCCATTGCCGTAAACAAGTTGTACGGAAATGTTGCGAACTTGCCCTTAAAAGGAAATTAGCAAACAATACCAAATATTccctcatataaatatgtacatacacacatatatatatgtatgtgtatatatatatatatatatgtatatatatatatgtgtgtatgtgtgtgtgtgcgtgtgtgtgtgtgtgtgtgtatgtgtgtgtatgtgtgcgtgtgtgtgtacacacacagacatatatatatatatatatatatatatatatataaaatatatataaatatgtttatatacacacagtatataatatatatacatatatttatatacaatttcatatatatatacaaatatatgtatgtatatgtatatatatatatatatattcacggtatataatatatatacatatgtatacagtatatatgtacgcacacacacacacacatatatttataaatatatttgtatgtatatgtatatatatacacatacatacatacatatatatatatatatatatatatatatatatatatatgaatggtaaaacacacttTCGTGTTGATAGTATgtaagaaaaacccacaatgcaaaagtaACCTTTTTCAGTAATCCATTTTttggattgtgttttttttctaccttatatatatatctatatatatatatatatatatatttatatatatatgtttatatatgtatatgtaattatatatacaaataaattaataactatttctctgtgtgtatatatatacacacacacacacacacacagacagatatatatatatatatatatatatatatatatatatatatatagagagagagagagagagagagagagagagagagagagagagagagagagaaagagagagagagagagagagagagagagagagagagagagagagagagagagagagagagagagagagagagagagaggaagggaggggagagagagagagagagagagagagagagagagtatttgcagtatatttatcatatatagtaacagaagatggagaaagacaaTGATAGAAAACGGGATCATTTttacggtaataacaataaattaattcaaatatatatgcttatattatcattacatcttcTAGTTAAATCTACGATGAAGACGATCTCAAATCACACATATTTCATGTTGAGCAGTGAGATATAGATTAAAgatggtataaatatatgttgtaaTGTAAGATAGAGAAATTGAAAATACAGAAAACGGAATCGCTCGCGACGGCAACAACAATGAATGAATCTAATAAGTATAGTTTTATTATCGTTACATATCATCCATTTTCCAAAGGTTCCAACGAAAAATCGGtgataatattttcttttgttaattattgtttttattatttttaggggTAACAcctgattttattttcttcctaatACCTTTGTGTCAAAAAGACTATGGGCCTACTAAGAGTGTCTGGTACAGTATGATTTGTGCCTttcttgtatttgattttataatgtaatccctcatttctaaaatatatctagACATTCTGGGACAAGCTGTTCTCTTCTTAAACACAGTGGTTAGTGGCTGATGATCTGTAACGATGGCGAAAGGCTTACACCAAAGATAATGGTTGAAAAATCTACAGGCATTAATGATAGCCAACGCTTCCTCATCAGTGACTGAATGCTGTCTTTATGTGGAATTTAACTCTTAGAATAGTATCCTATAGGTCTTAGATCATCATGTTCCTTCTGCATTAATACTCCACCGATGTGGGTATCACTAGCATCTGTGTGTAGTTCAAATTCTTTAGTTTGGTCAGCTTTAACTAAGACAGGAGCACTTACTAACTTCTCTTTCAGTGTTACAAAGGCAT from Penaeus chinensis breed Huanghai No. 1 chromosome 39, ASM1920278v2, whole genome shotgun sequence harbors:
- the LOC125046818 gene encoding ubiquitin-conjugating enzyme E2 C-like, translating into MAQNIAPGNSTTASPSKGNSDRAIAGRDSHSVSKRLQHELMTLMMSANKGISAFPEGDNLFKWIGTIIGPASTVYEGLSYKLSLEFPSSYPYSAPTVKFVTSCFHPNVDLHGNICLDILKEKWSASYDVRSILLSIQSLLGEPNNDSPLNGHAAELWANQVAYKKHLLEHYKKNNGDEK